The Deltaproteobacteria bacterium genome has a segment encoding these proteins:
- a CDS encoding radical SAM protein gives MHGSLSKTGYNAIQRITWSTVTKACTTALDRIDSPNELNKKTPMNLILPVHATNAPCGPRHFWSENASPRLPVIDRHASTDGTTKLLLELADGHAIESVAMAMPTTHTLCLSTQVGCPLGCVFCDTGRSGYIRNLTTSEIIAQARSTAQAVHAATQTWPERIVFMGMGEPLLNLDNLLPALRLLTSPHGPNLSWRKIIVSTVGIPDGLRALASERLALPAISLHAPTQELRDRLMPGTRRWPLTTLIPLLESYPLPGRERILIEYILIPGVNDTGNHATRVHALLGRLRTKINLIPCNPSPGTSFQKPPQLAIDTFARRLRDLGQTVFVRRDLGTDVHAACGQLRLARKLVPDHLDACAEAPS, from the coding sequence ATGCATGGGTCATTATCAAAAACAGGGTATAACGCAATCCAAAGGATAACGTGGTCCACTGTGACCAAGGCATGCACGACCGCCTTGGACCGAATTGACAGCCCAAACGAACTGAACAAGAAAACACCAATGAACCTCATCCTTCCCGTGCACGCCACGAATGCTCCTTGCGGACCAAGACATTTCTGGAGCGAGAACGCCAGCCCAAGACTTCCAGTCATCGATCGCCACGCCAGCACCGACGGGACCACCAAGCTTTTACTGGAACTGGCCGACGGCCATGCCATCGAAAGCGTGGCCATGGCCATGCCGACCACCCACACGCTCTGCCTGTCCACGCAGGTAGGATGCCCTCTCGGATGTGTCTTCTGCGACACGGGCCGCTCCGGCTATATCCGCAACCTGACCACATCCGAAATAATCGCCCAGGCGCGGTCCACGGCTCAAGCCGTGCATGCCGCCACCCAGACATGGCCCGAACGAATTGTCTTCATGGGCATGGGCGAACCGTTGCTCAATCTCGACAATCTCCTGCCGGCCCTTCGCCTGCTGACGTCCCCCCATGGACCCAATCTCTCCTGGCGCAAGATCATCGTGTCCACGGTGGGAATCCCGGATGGACTGCGTGCCCTGGCCTCGGAGCGTCTGGCCCTGCCCGCCATTTCGCTGCACGCGCCCACCCAGGAACTGCGCGACCGACTCATGCCCGGAACGCGCCGCTGGCCCCTGACAACGCTGATTCCCCTTCTCGAATCCTACCCCCTGCCAGGCCGGGAGCGCATTCTTATCGAGTATATCCTGATCCCAGGCGTCAACGACACCGGGAACCATGCCACGCGCGTCCATGCCCTGCTTGGCCGTCTCCGGACCAAGATCAATCTCATCCCATGCAACCCCTCGCCAGGAACATCCTTCCAAAAACCGCCCCAACTGGCGATCGATACTTTTGCCCGCCGTCTGCGCGATCTGGGGCAGACCGTATTCGTCCGGCGCGATCTGGGGACGGATGTCCACGCGGCCTGCGGCCAACTGCGATTGGCGCGAAAACTTGTTCCCGACCATCTTGATGCATGCGCGGAGGCCCCCTCATGA
- a CDS encoding response regulator, with translation MERKKSFFNLLQLKIHVGIQFILAACFFALGYFIYVTQLNFLITDIRQQGSQQAEMVAEASVAPIQRESYYLLEELATRVEYSPLVAYCQIVDAAGSSLLRGQVRSGLTRDDLANAFSVEDVTVVTKDIAFNGQNLGQVRMGMFIDKARKEVQTSTIQLVAAFAAVLGVIALFLYVFLNRLLILPVVNLSMLTESLSRGEFVTTNLDRRNDELGVLAQGFNNMSRSLKELYKNLEKKVDARTEDLNNAYHELEAIFDNSLVGIAVLSSDHRVIRANSRFASIFGYAPEEMPQVSPEKFHISGRDFDLFVEKFYNRLHETEIAQLEYQFRKKNGAVFWSQVSAKAIDPEDIGKGVIFVLEDISERKKASELLRQHAEDLRVAKEDADKATRSKSEFLARMSHEIRTPMNAILGMAEMLQESGLNEEQAEYVKTFSSAGELLLGIINDILDFSKIEVGQIKLESIPFNLNDLVSDVSKLFVYRAEEKGLDLNMHVAGGLAQRYVGDPTRIRQILINLLGNAIKFTSTGGVSLRVDESVNEDGAPCCLFSVKDTGIGIAEAKTQTIFESFAQADSSTTREFGGTGLGLAISKKLVELMGGEIWVESFPGKGTTFFFKLPLVPDFQTQVEDVRPSMPAGTKLLVLEDHPGAHDSLSALVRSWGLVPISKKNVGEVVDILGQHAGDAAFHAILIDSEVDGEPGISAAHLLVGQGGDVPRMVLVVNTVQDLAALPDAASFGPLSYILRDERNAHLQGMVLDIVGEAQRRRIVEGGGKGWKVLLVDDVEANRRVVELFLKSTNVTLVHAENGKVALEKFTEEPFDLVLMDMEMPVMDGLESTRRIRLWEEEKREYRTPIIALTAHAFQEHRQKTMDAGCTEFLAKPIKKQALISVIDMFAGQREPLTSKAQPVVAQEEVPSPSEIQVPLDFTVELDSPVQIDPELEDLRPLFLRTVRDFQTQIADALAAGDFPTIQRCGHSLKGLGSTYAVDEISQSGRIIETAARGRQVAVISEAFNHLAVFMNTGETPKIQTAGGEDAHAADDLETTGSRRYTVHVSQEMSELIPFLMDAMQKDLELMKKALEQKDFTTVRRFGHSHKGFGSTYGFDFISSVGLRIQRAAEGRDEAQLVKLFGALETYLDRVDIIYEAKPELDDQPIEEPVPGAVAVDAVQDRADNLLVEVDAELYELVPLFMDTMKTNVEEMESALASKDYDTICRHGHSQKGLGSTYGFDYLGHVGFKIETAAMQKEDREIRALLDEMIAYLGKVQIVQREG, from the coding sequence ATGGAAAGAAAAAAATCGTTCTTTAATTTGCTGCAGCTCAAGATCCACGTGGGTATCCAGTTTATCCTCGCGGCCTGTTTTTTCGCGTTGGGTTATTTTATCTACGTCACGCAGTTGAACTTTCTCATCACCGACATCCGCCAGCAGGGCTCCCAGCAGGCCGAAATGGTTGCCGAGGCCAGCGTCGCCCCGATTCAGCGCGAAAGCTATTATCTTTTGGAAGAGCTGGCCACGAGGGTCGAGTATTCACCGTTGGTGGCCTATTGCCAGATCGTGGACGCGGCGGGTTCGTCCTTGCTGCGGGGGCAGGTGCGGTCTGGACTGACTCGCGACGACTTGGCCAATGCCTTCAGCGTCGAGGACGTGACCGTGGTGACCAAGGATATCGCCTTCAACGGACAGAACCTGGGTCAGGTCCGCATGGGGATGTTCATCGACAAGGCGCGCAAGGAAGTGCAGACCAGCACCATTCAGTTGGTCGCCGCCTTTGCCGCCGTGCTCGGTGTCATCGCGTTGTTTTTGTACGTCTTTTTGAACCGCCTGCTTATTTTGCCCGTCGTCAACCTGTCGATGCTCACCGAAAGTCTGTCTCGCGGTGAGTTCGTGACCACCAACTTGGACCGGCGTAACGACGAACTGGGTGTCCTGGCCCAGGGCTTCAACAACATGAGCCGGAGTCTCAAGGAATTGTATAAGAATCTGGAAAAGAAGGTCGACGCCCGAACCGAGGACTTGAACAACGCCTATCATGAGTTGGAGGCTATTTTCGATAACTCCCTGGTGGGTATCGCGGTACTTTCCTCGGACCACCGCGTGATTCGAGCCAACAGTCGTTTTGCCAGTATTTTTGGATACGCGCCGGAAGAAATGCCGCAGGTCAGTCCTGAAAAGTTTCACATTTCCGGTCGCGATTTTGATCTCTTCGTGGAGAAATTTTACAATCGCTTACATGAAACAGAAATCGCCCAGCTGGAATATCAGTTTCGCAAGAAGAATGGAGCAGTTTTTTGGAGCCAGGTTTCGGCCAAGGCCATTGACCCCGAGGATATTGGCAAGGGCGTGATCTTTGTTTTGGAGGACATCTCCGAACGGAAAAAGGCCAGCGAATTGTTGCGTCAGCATGCCGAGGACTTGCGCGTCGCCAAGGAGGACGCGGACAAGGCCACCCGGTCCAAGAGTGAATTCCTGGCGCGCATGAGCCACGAAATACGAACTCCCATGAACGCCATTTTGGGCATGGCCGAGATGCTCCAGGAATCCGGGTTGAACGAGGAACAGGCTGAGTACGTGAAGACCTTCAGCTCGGCCGGCGAGCTGTTGCTGGGGATCATCAACGACATTCTCGATTTTTCCAAGATCGAGGTGGGGCAGATCAAGCTCGAATCCATTCCGTTCAATCTGAACGATCTTGTCAGCGACGTGAGCAAGCTGTTTGTCTACCGGGCCGAGGAGAAAGGCCTGGATTTGAACATGCACGTGGCTGGCGGCCTTGCCCAGCGTTATGTCGGCGACCCCACGCGTATCCGTCAGATTTTGATCAATCTGTTGGGGAACGCCATCAAGTTCACGAGTACCGGCGGCGTCAGTTTGCGCGTCGACGAGTCGGTCAACGAGGACGGCGCCCCGTGCTGTCTCTTCTCGGTCAAGGATACGGGTATCGGTATTGCCGAAGCCAAGACCCAGACTATCTTCGAGAGTTTTGCCCAGGCGGATTCCTCGACAACGCGTGAGTTTGGCGGAACCGGCCTTGGTCTGGCCATCTCCAAGAAGTTGGTGGAGCTCATGGGCGGGGAGATTTGGGTCGAGAGCTTCCCGGGCAAGGGAACGACATTTTTCTTCAAGCTGCCCCTGGTTCCCGATTTCCAGACCCAGGTCGAGGATGTCCGGCCCTCAATGCCCGCTGGCACCAAGTTGCTTGTCCTGGAAGATCATCCCGGCGCTCACGACAGCCTTTCGGCCCTGGTGCGCAGTTGGGGACTTGTTCCCATTTCCAAGAAAAATGTTGGCGAGGTGGTTGATATCTTGGGGCAGCACGCGGGTGATGCCGCCTTTCACGCGATTTTGATCGATTCCGAGGTTGACGGAGAACCGGGCATCAGCGCCGCCCACCTGCTTGTCGGCCAAGGCGGGGACGTGCCGCGCATGGTACTGGTCGTGAACACAGTCCAGGATCTGGCCGCGTTGCCGGACGCCGCGTCTTTTGGTCCGCTTTCCTATATATTGCGGGATGAGCGCAATGCGCACCTGCAAGGCATGGTGCTGGATATTGTCGGCGAGGCTCAGCGGCGACGCATAGTCGAGGGCGGCGGCAAGGGGTGGAAAGTGCTGCTGGTCGATGACGTCGAGGCCAACCGTCGGGTTGTGGAGTTGTTTCTCAAGTCCACCAATGTGACGCTGGTGCACGCCGAGAACGGCAAGGTCGCCTTGGAGAAATTCACGGAAGAGCCGTTCGACTTGGTTCTGATGGACATGGAAATGCCCGTCATGGATGGTCTGGAGTCCACGCGCCGCATTCGGTTGTGGGAAGAGGAGAAGCGCGAATATCGGACGCCGATCATCGCCTTGACGGCCCATGCCTTCCAGGAACATCGCCAGAAAACCATGGACGCCGGGTGCACGGAATTTTTGGCCAAGCCGATCAAAAAGCAGGCTCTGATCAGCGTGATCGACATGTTCGCGGGACAGAGGGAGCCCTTGACCAGTAAGGCCCAGCCGGTCGTGGCCCAGGAAGAGGTGCCCAGCCCCTCGGAAATTCAGGTCCCTCTCGATTTTACCGTTGAACTCGATTCGCCGGTTCAGATCGATCCTGAGTTGGAGGATTTGCGGCCGCTTTTTCTGCGCACGGTGCGTGATTTCCAGACGCAGATCGCCGATGCCCTGGCCGCAGGTGATTTCCCAACGATTCAGCGTTGCGGGCATAGCCTCAAGGGGTTGGGCAGTACATACGCGGTCGATGAAATCAGTCAGTCCGGTCGGATCATCGAAACCGCGGCCCGGGGTCGTCAGGTCGCGGTCATCTCCGAAGCCTTCAACCATTTGGCCGTGTTCATGAACACCGGCGAGACACCAAAGATCCAAACCGCCGGCGGAGAGGACGCCCATGCGGCGGATGATTTGGAAACAACGGGCAGCCGGCGTTACACGGTTCATGTGTCTCAAGAAATGTCCGAGCTTATCCCCTTCCTCATGGATGCCATGCAGAAGGATCTGGAGTTGATGAAAAAAGCGCTGGAGCAGAAGGATTTCACCACGGTCAGGCGCTTTGGTCACAGCCATAAAGGTTTTGGCAGCACCTACGGTTTTGACTTCATCAGCAGCGTGGGGTTGCGTATCCAGCGCGCGGCCGAAGGTCGTGACGAGGCCCAGCTTGTCAAGCTGTTTGGCGCCCTGGAAACCTATCTGGACCGGGTTGACATCATTTACGAGGCCAAGCCGGAACTCGACGATCAGCCTATCGAGGAGCCCGTGCCCGGAGCTGTCGCCGTTGATGCCGTTCAGGATCGGGCGGATAACCTGCTCGTGGAGGTGGACGCGGAACTGTACGAGTTGGTACCACTGTTCATGGATACCATGAAGACCAATGTCGAGGAGATGGAGTCGGCCCTGGCGTCCAAGGATTACGATACCATTTGTCGGCATGGCCATAGCCAGAAAGGCCT
- a CDS encoding response regulator, which yields MELQMTEQGKSTMQTILVIDDDKLMRLALAKILISAGYNVVQASDGDEGLSYHRTQNFDLIITDLIMPDKEGIQIIRELRKENNKIRIIAMSAGGRGGATDYLKWARLMGAKKCLSKPIKREDLLAAVTEVLALP from the coding sequence ATGGAGCTACAGATGACGGAACAGGGAAAGAGCACCATGCAGACTATTTTGGTGATCGATGATGACAAGCTCATGCGTCTTGCCTTGGCCAAAATTTTGATTTCAGCCGGGTACAATGTCGTGCAGGCCTCGGACGGGGACGAGGGGTTGAGCTACCATCGAACCCAAAATTTTGATCTGATCATCACGGATTTGATCATGCCGGACAAGGAAGGGATTCAGATCATCCGCGAGCTGCGCAAGGAAAACAACAAGATCCGGATCATCGCCATGTCGGCTGGTGGACGGGGGGGAGCCACGGATTACCTGAAGTGGGCCCGCCTCATGGGTGCCAAGAAGTGCTTGAGCAAGCCCATCAAGCGCGAGGATCTTCTCGCCGCGGTCACCGAGGTCCTTGCATTACCCTGA
- the ilvN gene encoding acetolactate synthase small subunit: MRHILSILVENEPGVLSRVVGLFSGRGFNIETLNVGPTLENGVSHITICTSGDEQIIEQIIKQLHKLVTVVKVVDLTHLQAVEREIVLMKIGADDSKRAEILRVADIFRCKVVDVSADELTLEVTGDQEKIKAIVTLLQRFGIKEFVRAGTVAMRRSMQLAD; this comes from the coding sequence ATGCGACACATTCTTTCAATTCTGGTGGAGAACGAGCCTGGCGTGCTGTCCCGGGTGGTCGGGCTGTTCAGCGGCCGTGGCTTCAATATTGAAACCCTGAACGTCGGTCCGACCCTGGAAAACGGGGTTTCACATATCACTATTTGCACCAGCGGCGATGAGCAGATCATCGAACAGATCATCAAGCAGCTGCACAAGCTCGTCACGGTCGTCAAGGTCGTCGATTTGACCCACCTTCAGGCCGTGGAACGGGAGATCGTGCTCATGAAAATCGGCGCGGACGACTCCAAACGGGCGGAAATTCTGCGGGTGGCCGATATTTTTCGCTGCAAGGTCGTGGACGTCAGCGCCGACGAACTGACCCTGGAAGTGACCGGGGATCAGGAAAAGATCAAGGCCATCGTCACCTTGTTGCAGCGTTTCGGCATCAAGGAGTTTGTCCGGGCCGGCACGGTGGCCATGCGTCGCAGCATGCAGCTGGCGGACTGA
- the phrB gene encoding deoxyribodipyrimidine photo-lyase produces the protein MNPRRYRVPESRPERPGPVLYWMHRNLRASDNWALIHAREQALARHAPVGVVFCLAPRFLDATLRHFDFLLRGLGETLARLANANIACFVLTGDPGLEVARFAREAGVGLVVTDFDPLRAKHGWRTRFLEASPVPLHEVDSRNIVPCWVASDKREYMAKTIRPKIKRHLQEFLEPFPDFEPHPLTWPGAPGIPDIDALQASLEMDTTVRPVTWITPGEQAGHDLLRTFLDKRLRHYDQRNDPNQDVCSNLSAHLHFGMLSAQRVALEVMAQPRQDEQADAFIEELIIRRELADNFCAHAPDHDRVTSFPVWAQETLSRHERDPRPAIYSPEEFEFSHTHDPLWNAAQRQMVVTGKMHGYLRMYWAKKILEWSEDAAQAMATAIRLNDRYSLDGRDSNGYTGIAWSLGGVHDRGWTERPIFGKVRYMNYQGARRKFDVDAFVRTWPLQAV, from the coding sequence ATGAACCCACGCCGTTACCGAGTCCCCGAATCCAGGCCAGAACGTCCGGGGCCAGTGCTTTACTGGATGCATCGCAACCTGCGCGCCAGCGACAACTGGGCCCTGATCCATGCGCGCGAACAAGCCCTGGCCAGGCACGCCCCCGTGGGCGTGGTCTTTTGCCTGGCGCCGCGTTTCCTGGACGCCACCCTGCGCCATTTCGACTTTCTGCTGCGCGGACTCGGGGAAACCCTCGCCCGCTTGGCCAATGCCAATATCGCGTGCTTTGTCCTGACCGGCGACCCCGGCCTGGAAGTGGCCCGCTTCGCGCGCGAGGCCGGCGTCGGGCTCGTGGTCACGGACTTCGACCCACTCCGGGCCAAGCACGGCTGGCGGACCCGCTTCCTGGAAGCCAGCCCCGTTCCCCTGCACGAAGTGGATTCGCGCAACATCGTGCCCTGCTGGGTCGCTTCGGACAAACGCGAGTACATGGCCAAGACCATCCGCCCTAAAATCAAACGCCATCTCCAGGAATTTCTGGAACCGTTTCCAGATTTCGAGCCCCACCCCCTGACATGGCCGGGCGCCCCCGGCATCCCCGACATCGACGCGCTGCAAGCCTCCCTCGAGATGGACACGACCGTCCGCCCCGTGACCTGGATCACGCCAGGGGAACAGGCCGGCCACGATCTGCTCCGGACATTTCTGGACAAACGGCTGCGCCACTATGACCAACGCAACGATCCCAACCAGGACGTCTGCTCCAACCTGTCGGCCCATTTGCATTTTGGGATGCTGTCGGCCCAGCGCGTGGCCCTGGAAGTCATGGCCCAGCCACGTCAGGACGAACAGGCGGATGCTTTTATCGAAGAACTTATTATTCGGCGGGAACTGGCCGACAATTTCTGCGCCCATGCCCCGGACCATGACCGCGTAACCAGTTTTCCGGTCTGGGCCCAGGAAACCTTGAGCCGCCACGAACGAGACCCCCGCCCCGCCATCTATTCTCCCGAGGAGTTTGAGTTCTCCCACACCCACGATCCACTTTGGAACGCGGCGCAGCGACAAATGGTCGTCACCGGCAAAATGCACGGATACCTGCGGATGTACTGGGCAAAAAAAATCCTGGAATGGAGCGAGGACGCGGCTCAAGCCATGGCCACGGCCATCCGCCTCAACGATCGGTATAGCCTCGATGGACGGGACAGCAATGGTTACACCGGTATCGCCTGGTCGCTGGGCGGCGTGCACGACAGGGGATGGACCGAGCGTCCGATTTTCGGCAAGGTTCGCTACATGAACTACCAGGGAGCGCGGCGCAAGTTCGATGTCGACGCCTTTGTCCGGACCTGGCCGCTCCAGGCCGTTTAA
- the ilvC gene encoding ketol-acid reductoisomerase has translation MKVYYDKDADLNILKDKVVAIIGYGSQGHAHAQNLRDSGVQVIIGQRPGGPNFQLAREHGFEPVSAAEAAKKADLIQILVQDQYQPKVYEEEILPNLTAGKTLVFGHGFNIHFNQIVPPKDVDVVMIAPKGPGHLVRREFEKGGGVPCLVAVHQDATGKALAKALAYASGIGGARSGVIETTFAEETETDLFGEQAVLCGGASELIRAGFETLVKAGYQPEIAFFECMHELKLIVDLLYEGGFKKMHYSISDTAEYGDYETGPRVINEESRKAMRKVLEEIQDGTFARNWILENKAGLPSFLAKRRRSHEHQIEKVGDSLREMMAWLKK, from the coding sequence ATGAAGGTTTACTACGACAAGGACGCGGATCTGAATATACTCAAGGATAAAGTCGTGGCCATTATTGGCTACGGCAGCCAGGGTCACGCCCATGCCCAGAATTTACGCGATTCGGGCGTTCAGGTCATCATTGGCCAGCGTCCCGGAGGTCCTAATTTTCAGCTGGCCAGGGAACACGGTTTCGAGCCGGTCAGCGCGGCCGAAGCCGCCAAGAAAGCCGATCTGATCCAGATTTTGGTGCAGGACCAGTACCAACCCAAGGTTTATGAAGAAGAAATTCTGCCCAATCTGACCGCTGGCAAGACCTTGGTTTTCGGACACGGCTTCAACATTCATTTTAATCAGATTGTTCCGCCCAAGGATGTGGACGTGGTCATGATCGCGCCCAAGGGGCCGGGGCATCTGGTCCGGCGTGAGTTCGAGAAGGGCGGCGGCGTGCCCTGCCTGGTGGCTGTGCATCAGGACGCCACGGGCAAGGCCCTGGCCAAGGCCCTGGCCTACGCCTCCGGGATCGGCGGCGCTCGTTCCGGCGTCATCGAGACGACCTTTGCCGAGGAAACCGAGACCGATCTTTTTGGCGAACAGGCCGTGCTTTGTGGCGGCGCCAGCGAATTGATCCGGGCCGGCTTCGAGACCCTGGTCAAGGCCGGTTACCAACCGGAAATCGCTTTTTTCGAGTGCATGCACGAACTGAAGCTTATCGTGGATTTGCTTTACGAGGGCGGCTTCAAGAAAATGCATTATTCCATCAGCGACACGGCCGAATACGGCGACTATGAAACCGGCCCGCGTGTTATCAACGAAGAATCCCGCAAGGCCATGCGGAAGGTTTTGGAAGAAATCCAGGATGGAACCTTTGCCCGGAATTGGATTTTGGAAAACAAGGCCGGCCTGCCGTCATTCCTGGCCAAAAGACGCCGCAGCCACGAGCACCAGATCGAGAAGGTCGGGGACAGCCTGCGCGAGATGATGGCCTGGTTGAAAAAATAG
- a CDS encoding type II/IV secretion system protein, which translates to MDTPLTEEQLLSKAWSLFANDDHAGVVRVCRTGYAQGVRSYDMVRLMLDSLSKLGKVQEQAEVTLKVLGENEYPPKIAAKLYFRAGLIYQHQDDPHTAREIFEKVMQLDPDFPGIEQRIKALAPRPAPTSSSRYSYLLDQKLVTPEQLNTVLADTDNDPDAALMASFKIRKADLGESLARFYKTEFVPFSAGKEPPFELFEKRRLDPDFLKQYGWVPYEQDGNAIIVLMTNPFDLGRLDEIRFIYGTSGIRAKVTLAPDLEQFIEHFYKQLGAGEALAAAFDEEVDSDAEAMEEMDGELTEQDSEVVRMVNALLVEAWRKNVSDIHIEPNPHSRYCLFRFRLDGTCFEFRRVRLALAKPIVSRLKIMANLDIAERRLPQDGKIKIKLPDRNKVVEYRMATIPTLEGMEDVVLRVLASGKPLPLDKLGLTPQNKNNFERMVYKPYGLLLVVGPTGSGKTTTLHSAVSYINTPERKIWTAEDPVEITQEGLRQVQVQPKIGLTFASALRSFLRADPDVIMIGEMRDKETSHIGVEASLTGHLVLSTLHTNSAPETVTRLLDMDLDPFNFADSLLGVLAQRLVKTLCPNCKEAYVPSDMELDELAQEFGPGFEEQAKEFLNGPRTLYRKVGCPQCVGGYKGRIGVHELMVNSPGLKVLIKHRKPTEEIRGQAVADGMLTLKQDGMLKMLRGLTDMDQIRAATG; encoded by the coding sequence ATGGATACTCCGTTGACCGAGGAACAATTATTGTCCAAGGCGTGGTCTTTGTTCGCCAATGATGACCACGCCGGCGTCGTGCGCGTCTGCAGAACCGGCTATGCCCAGGGGGTGCGCAGTTACGACATGGTCCGACTGATGCTCGACAGCCTGAGCAAGCTTGGCAAGGTCCAGGAGCAGGCCGAGGTCACGCTGAAGGTTCTTGGCGAGAATGAATATCCCCCTAAAATCGCGGCCAAGCTCTATTTTCGGGCAGGTCTCATTTATCAGCACCAGGATGATCCGCACACGGCGCGGGAAATTTTCGAGAAGGTCATGCAGCTCGATCCGGATTTCCCGGGGATCGAGCAACGTATCAAGGCCTTGGCGCCTCGCCCGGCGCCAACCAGTTCCAGCCGGTACTCCTATCTGCTCGATCAAAAACTGGTCACTCCAGAGCAACTGAACACGGTTTTGGCCGACACGGACAACGACCCGGACGCGGCACTCATGGCGTCGTTCAAGATTCGGAAAGCCGATCTGGGGGAAAGTCTGGCACGTTTCTACAAAACGGAATTCGTGCCTTTTTCGGCGGGCAAGGAACCGCCGTTTGAGTTGTTCGAGAAGCGCCGGCTGGATCCGGATTTTTTAAAGCAGTATGGGTGGGTCCCCTACGAGCAGGACGGCAACGCGATCATCGTGCTCATGACAAATCCCTTCGACCTTGGTCGTCTCGATGAGATTCGATTCATCTATGGCACGTCCGGAATCCGTGCCAAGGTGACCCTGGCCCCGGATCTGGAACAGTTCATCGAGCATTTTTACAAGCAGCTCGGAGCGGGCGAGGCCCTGGCCGCGGCCTTTGACGAGGAGGTCGACAGCGATGCCGAGGCCATGGAGGAGATGGACGGCGAGTTGACCGAGCAGGACAGCGAGGTGGTGCGCATGGTCAACGCCTTGCTGGTCGAGGCGTGGCGAAAGAACGTGTCCGACATCCACATCGAACCCAACCCGCATTCCCGGTACTGTCTGTTTCGTTTCCGTCTGGACGGGACCTGTTTCGAGTTTCGTCGGGTCCGCCTGGCCCTGGCCAAGCCCATTGTCTCCCGCCTGAAGATCATGGCCAATCTGGATATTGCCGAGCGCCGTTTGCCCCAGGATGGCAAGATCAAGATCAAGTTGCCGGATCGGAACAAGGTCGTGGAATATCGCATGGCCACCATTCCCACCCTGGAAGGGATGGAGGACGTGGTTTTGCGCGTGTTGGCTTCGGGCAAACCCCTGCCCTTGGACAAGCTTGGGCTCACCCCCCAAAATAAAAACAATTTCGAGCGCATGGTCTACAAGCCCTATGGCTTGTTGTTGGTGGTCGGGCCTACCGGCTCCGGCAAGACGACAACGCTTCATTCGGCGGTGAGTTACATCAATACTCCGGAGCGGAAAATTTGGACGGCCGAGGACCCCGTGGAAATCACCCAGGAAGGCCTGCGTCAGGTCCAGGTCCAGCCCAAGATCGGCCTGACGTTTGCCTCGGCCCTGCGTTCATTTTTGCGCGCCGATCCCGATGTGATCATGATCGGTGAAATGCGCGACAAGGAAACCTCGCATATCGGCGTCGAGGCGTCCTTGACCGGCCATTTGGTGCTGTCCACCCTGCATACCAATTCGGCGCCGGAAACCGTGACCCGGTTATTGGACATGGACCTGGACCCGTTCAATTTCGCGGATTCCCTGCTGGGCGTCCTGGCGCAGCGTTTGGTCAAGACCTTGTGTCCAAACTGCAAGGAGGCCTATGTGCCCAGCGACATGGAGTTGGACGAACTGGCCCAGGAATTCGGTCCGGGATTCGAGGAGCAGGCCAAGGAATTTTTGAACGGCCCGCGAACCCTGTACCGCAAGGTCGGATGTCCCCAGTGTGTCGGCGGGTATAAGGGGCGCATCGGCGTGCACGAGCTGATGGTCAATTCGCCGGGGCTCAAGGTGCTCATCAAGCATCGCAAGCCCACCGAGGAAATCCGTGGGCAGGCCGTGGCCGATGGTATGTTGACCTTGAAACAGGATGGCATGCTCAAGATGCTCCGGGGGTTGACGGACATGGATCAGATTCGGGCCGCCACGGGGTGA